From a region of the Nothobranchius furzeri strain GRZ-AD chromosome 12, NfurGRZ-RIMD1, whole genome shotgun sequence genome:
- the LOC107376016 gene encoding polymeric immunoglobulin receptor has product MMFPVVLHLMLAGLLGVHCNIITVTEVSVQTGSSISIPCLYTERYRNSIKYLCKGKQWISCIKVAETTQNRWQRFSISDDTQLNIFTVTINNLTSEDKHFWCAVDRFIQDIKQHFTLSVTSGTPSLYVNHQEITTFERGSVTITCRYTDQNVTGWCRLGGSCVRDDSGSLDGTTVKITRVSDVYEVTMTNLTTENSGWYWCASTDLQIPVHIIVHNLRSTMTVPTLSSIPADITGAFEDVTSGKSSVKMILITILIVLLFIFLAALLGWRMIKQRKNKLDVRDIHKSSQTVVFYATVDHNQRPQAQIKDQTLTEDVTYTTIQINLTQTTSPEGAVIYNTLQ; this is encoded by the exons ATGATGTTTCCAGTTGTTCTTCATCTCATGCTTGCTGGACTCTTGG GAGTTCATTGTAACATTATAACTGTGACTGAAGTGTCGGTGCAGACCGGGAGCTCCATCTCAATCCCATGTCTCTATACGGAAAGGTACAGAAACTCTATTAAATACTTGTGTAAAGGAAAACAATGGATCTCTTGCATCAAAGTTGCTGAAACGACGCAAAACAGATGGCAAAGATTTTCCATTTCTGACGACACACAGCTAAACATTTTCACAGTGACGATCAATAATCTGACGAGTGAAGACAAGCACTTCTGGTGTGCAGTGGACAGATTTATCCAAGATATTAAACAGCATTTTACGCTATCAGTTACATCAG GTACTCCAAGTCTCTATGTGAATCATCAGGAAATAACGACCTTTGAAAGAGGAAGTGTGACCATAACTTGTCGCTATACTGATCAAAACGTAACTGGCTGGTGTAGGCTAGGTGGCTCCTGTGTAAGAGATGATTCTGGATCGTTGGATGGAACAACTGTGAAAATAACAAGAGTCTCTGATGTCTATGAAGTGACCATGACCAACCTGACGACAGAGAACAGTGGCTGGTATTGGTGTGCCAGTACAGACCTTCAGATACCCGTGCATATTATTGTTCATAACTTAAGATCAACTATGACTGTACCTACACTGAGCTCCATTCCAGCAG ACATCACTGGAGCCTTTGAAGATGTAACATCTGGAAAGAG TTCCGTGAAGATGATTCTCATCACCATCCTGATCGTGCTTCTGTTTATCTTTCTGGCTGCCCTTTTGGGATGGAGGATGATAAAACAAA GAAAGAACAAACTAGATGTGCGTGACATCCATAAG AGTTCACAGACGGTTGTGTTCTACGCTACCGTCGATCACAATCAAAGACCACAGGCCCAAATAAAG GACCAAACACTCACAGAAGATGTGACGTACACCACCATCCAAATAAATTTGACACAG acaACATCACCAGAGGGAGCTGTGATCTACAACACTCTGCAGTAA
- the itprip gene encoding inositol 1,4,5-trisphosphate receptor-interacting protein encodes MQGAIARVCMVVAAAILNRPLLFPKENITLPEQDEEMMARMRQHEERLKKEQAKLEREFSQRDSRQEETSSEEGYRWYFWSTVSFVIFFAIEMCRVDLADPKICPVEDDDESGSVPPRMMVPDKQILRNFCDKCTYASGHENWRVREFVEGFTDDLLESLRSMCDRNTDMEVGDFVGIGSMFESWKVCTPLMCDLMVPFSPPDPHSFQYDLWCSSSRDMPPDMQGCGKISVSRLGEEEVGCLCGSADLGEDMLCLLHGRNDAVKFALGPDELLCSKGTHFLAKDQVMKWFQVSVTKAWGRISHKYDFEVTFRNLDSAGALKIRFRSGKVVVLNLIPVVQLGDTDAYFVSHFPSDRDSLPDPYWPLSLSVYERNLMKHLAKHLPQTSCHLHCLQIVTFLHRKQSRLTGQSALTSYHLKTAVVHLLLRTRTAAWGTESLERRLQDVFSFLQRSLQEKKLHHALIGNSKLPEEVQVPEIFRKAEPINLFRSLVLQTDLYAATLKHFQEMLRNAPVLLEEYTPYSSNGSLRHSLQEGL; translated from the coding sequence ATGCAGGGAGCCATTGCACGGGTGTGCATGGTGGTGGCTGCTGCCATATTGAACCGCCCCTTGCTATTTCCCAAAGAAAACATCACGCTGCCAGAGCAGGATGAGGAGATGATGGCCCGCATGAGACAACACGAGGAGAGGCTTAAGAAGGAGCAGGCCAAGCTGGAGAGAGAGTTctcacagagggactccaggcagGAGGAAACCAGCTCAGAGGAAGGTTATCGGTGGTACTTTTGGAGCACCGTGTCCTTTGTGATATTCTTTGCAATCGAGATGTGCAGGGTGGACCTCGCTGACCCCAAAATCTGTCCTGTTGAGGATGACGATGAGAGTGGATCTGTCCCGCCCAGGATGATGGTACCAGATAAGCAAATTCTGAGGAACTTCTGCGACAAATGCACCTACGCTTCAGGCCACGAAAACTGGAGGGTGAGGGAGTTTGTGGAGGGATTTACCGATGACTTGCTGGAGTCACTCAGGAGCATGTGTGACAGAAACACAGACATGGAAGTTGGGGATTTTGTGGGAATCGGAAGCATGTTTGAGTCTTGGAAGGTGTGTACGCCTCTGATGTGTGACCTTATGGTTCCCTTTTCACCTCCAGATCCTCACTCCTTCCAGTATGATctgtggtgcagctcctccagggaCATGCCTCCAGACATGCAAGGTTGTGGCAAAATAAGTGTGAGCAGACTTGGGGAGGAAGAAGTGGGCTGTCTCTGTGGCTCTGCAGACTTGGGAGAGGACATGCTTTGTCTGTTGCACGGCAGGAATGATGCAGTCAAATTTGCACTCGGTCCAGACGAGCTTCTGTGCTCTAAAGGAACGCATTTCTTAGCCAAAGATCAAGTCATGAAGTGGTTCCAGGTCTCTGTTACCAAAGCGTGGGGCCGCATATCTCACAAGTACGACTTTGAGGTCACTTTTCGTAACCTGGATTCTGCTGGTGCTCTGAAGATCCGATTCCGCTCTGGGAAAGTCGTCGTTCTAAACCTCATCCCGGTGGTCCAGTTGGGAGACACCGATGCTTATTTTGTCTCGCATTTTCCATCGGATCGCGACAGCTTACCAGACCCATACTGGCCTCTCTCTTTATCCGTCTACGAGAGAAACTTGATGAAACATTTAGCCAAACACCTCCCACAAACCTCGTGTCACCTACACTGCCTCCAGATCGTTACTTTCCTACACAGGAAGCAATCAAGACTGACGGGACAGAGTGCCCTCACGAGCTACCACCTAAAGACCGCCGTGGTGCACTTGTTGCTGAGAACAAGGACGGCTGCGTGGGGCACCGAGAGTTTGGAGCGCCGCCTTCAGGATGTGTTCAGCTTCTTGCAGAGGAGCCTGCAGGAGAAAAAGCTTCATCATGCTCTGATTGGGAACAGCAAATTGCCAGAGGAAGTCCAGGTTCCTGAGATATTTCGCAAAGCAGAGCCTATCAACCTGTTTAGGTCATTGGTGCTGCAGACGGACCTTTACGCTGCAACTTTGAAGCATTTTCAGGAGATGCTGAGAAATGCACCCGTTCTCCTGGAAGAGTACACGCCTTATTCATCGAATGGAAGCTTACGCCACAGCCTACAGGAAGGTTTATGA